The following are encoded in a window of Narcine bancroftii isolate sNarBan1 chromosome 2, sNarBan1.hap1, whole genome shotgun sequence genomic DNA:
- the LOC138753021 gene encoding uncharacterized protein, with the protein METGCKNGPQTGHKPGRGTRGSGVKLGQGDRGSNRGRETGGQTGAKRPGVKPGLGDRGSDRGRETGGQTGAGRPGVRPGQGDRGSDRGRETGGQTGAGGPRGDRGSDRGRETGGQTGAGRRGQTGAGELGGQTGAGELGGQTGAGELGGQTGAGGLRVGPGVGAGVGAGAGTGGVGAGTRGVGAGTRGVGAGTRGAGTGTRGVGGRDRDQGGRGRGPGPGGSGPGPGPGGSGPGPGPGGRGRGRDRGVGAGAGDRGVGAGAGTGGSGPGPGPGGRGRDRGVGAGTGGSGPGPGGSDRGQGGRTGRGGSDRGGGAAGGGEASTGGGEPTPQPLPLSAAEQGDPCPPGACICADATWCVMMSCTDVQGPVSVTTLIPQPRSLPTALYQYLGYRGRLPGFCFYLEDRFRPETSVMQYNSDNPK; encoded by the exons ATGGAGACTGGGTGTAAAAACGGGCCACAGACTGGGCATAAACCGGGCAGGGGGACAAGGGGATCGGGGGTCAAACTGGGACAGGGAGACCGGGGGTCAAACCGGGGCAGGGAGACCGGGGGTCAAACCGGGGCAAAGAGACCGGGGGTCAAACCGGGGCTGGGAGACCGGGGGTCAGACCGGGGCAGGGAGACCGGGGGTCAGACCGGGGCAGGGAGACCGGGGGTCAGACCGGGGCAGGGAGACCGGGGGTCAGACCGGGGCAGGGAGACCGGGGGTCAGACCGGGGCAGGGGGACCGAGG GGAGACCGGGGGTCAGACCGGGGCAGGGAGACCGGGGGTCAGACCGGGGCAGGGAGACGGGGTCAAACCGGGGCAGGGGAACTGGGGGGTCAAACCGGGGCAGGGGAACTGGGGGGTCAGACCGGGGCAGGGGAACTGGGGGGTCAGACCGGGGCAGGGGGACTGAGAGTCGGGCCAGGGGTCGGGGCAGGGGTCGGGGCCGGGGCCGGGACCGGGGGGGTCGGGGCCGGGACCAGGGGGGTCGGGGCCGGGACCAGGGGGGTCGGGGCCGGGACCAGGGGGGCCGGGACCGGGaccaggggggtcgggggccgggACCGGGACCAGGGGGGTCGGGGCCGGGGGCCGGGACCAGGGGGGTCGGGGCCGGGGCCGGGACCAGGGGGGTCGGGGCCGGGGCCGGGACCGGGGGGTCGGGGCCGGGGCCGGGACCGGGGGgtcggggccggggccggggacCGGGGGGTCGGGGCCGGGGCCGGGACCGGGGGGTCGGGGCCGGGGCCGGGACCGGGGGGCCGGGGCCGGGACCGGGGGGTCGGGGCCGGGACCGGGGGGTCGGGGCCGGGACCGGGGGGTTCGGACCGGGGCCAGGGGGGTCGGACCGGGCGGGGGGGGtcggaccggggggggggggcggcgggggggggggaggcctcGACCGGGGGGGGGGAGCCG ACCCCTCAGCCTCTTCCCCTTTCTGCTGCTGAACAAGGTGACCCTTGCCCCCCGGGAGCCTGCATCTGTGCAGATGCGACATGGTGTGTGATGATGTCCTGCACCGATGTCCAGGG ccctgtatcagtcaccacactgattccacagccccgctctctccccacagccctgtatcagtaccTTGGATACAGGGGACGCCTTCCTGGATTTTGCTTTTATCTTGAAGataggttcaggcccgaaacatcagtaatgcagtacaactccgatAATCCAAAATGA